A part of Nocardioides plantarum genomic DNA contains:
- a CDS encoding carbon-nitrogen hydrolase family protein: MSLTIGAVAAHFGRDLTRGLAKVERILDGAREAGCDVLVLPDATLGGYLTDLREPDLDDLPPPLEDDAPELRRLVALAGPTVVCVGYAERAGGATYNAAVCLTGDGVLGRHRKVHLPAAESRAYAAGDRFTAFDTPAGRMGMLIDYDKTFPEAARSLALDGAQVLACLSAWPASVTDRADRLPQDRQARLFDLYDSARAAENQVVWASSNQTGTTGSLRFLGQAKVVGPGGDVLARTSAKGGLAVATVDVTAEIARSRRVLHHLAELETTAYR, encoded by the coding sequence GTGTCCCTCACCATCGGCGCCGTCGCCGCCCACTTCGGCCGCGACCTCACCCGCGGCCTGGCCAAGGTGGAGCGCATCCTCGACGGCGCCCGCGAGGCCGGCTGCGACGTGCTGGTGCTGCCCGACGCCACCCTCGGGGGCTACCTCACCGACCTGCGCGAGCCCGACCTCGACGACCTCCCGCCCCCGCTCGAGGACGACGCACCCGAGCTGCGGCGGCTGGTCGCGCTGGCCGGCCCGACCGTCGTGTGCGTGGGGTACGCCGAGCGCGCCGGCGGCGCGACGTACAACGCCGCGGTGTGCCTGACCGGCGACGGCGTGCTCGGCCGGCACCGCAAGGTGCACCTGCCGGCGGCCGAGTCGCGCGCCTACGCCGCGGGCGATCGGTTCACCGCGTTCGACACCCCGGCAGGCCGGATGGGAATGCTGATCGACTACGACAAGACCTTTCCGGAGGCCGCCCGGTCGCTCGCCCTCGACGGCGCCCAGGTGCTGGCCTGCCTCTCGGCGTGGCCGGCGTCGGTCACCGACCGTGCGGACCGCCTGCCGCAGGACCGGCAGGCCCGGCTCTTCGACCTCTACGACAGCGCCCGGGCCGCCGAGAACCAGGTCGTCTGGGCCTCCTCCAACCAGACCGGGACCACCGGGTCGCTGCGCTTCCTCGGCCAGGCCAAGGTGGTGGGGCCTGGCGGCGACGTGCTCGCCCGCACCTCGGCCAAGGGCGGGCTCGCGGTCGCGACCGTCGATGTCACGGCCGAGATCGCGCGCTCGCGGCGCGTGCTGCACCACCTGGCCGAGCTCGAGACGACGGCCTACCGGTGA
- a CDS encoding MSMEG_0565 family glycosyltransferase, whose protein sequence is MRVALLTYSTKPRGGVVHTLALAEALVRAGVEVDVWTLARGGDTGFFRRVDDGVAVRAVPFADLGPDEPFGSRIARSIEVLGAAFAPARPAYDVVHAQDCLSANAALRSGPAVRTVHHLDTFTTPELVACHERAVVEPAALVCVSAAVAAEVEEGWGRTPTVIPNGVAADRFEAGELDEVGRLRWRRRLGRYVLAVGGIEPRKGTLDLLDAFALLRADHPDLRLVLAGGETLFDYRDYRTAFDTRATDLGVVPDLLGVVDDDALPALVAEAAALSFVSTREGFGLAALEALAAGTPVVARDLPVLREVLGDAVAYAAHPAAIAAALARALDDPPDPAPGRLLARGFSWDAAAAAHLRFYAGR, encoded by the coding sequence GTGAGGGTCGCGCTGCTGACCTACTCGACCAAGCCCCGCGGCGGGGTCGTGCACACGCTCGCGCTGGCCGAGGCGCTGGTCCGGGCGGGCGTCGAGGTCGACGTCTGGACCCTGGCCCGGGGCGGTGACACCGGCTTCTTCCGCCGGGTCGACGACGGGGTGGCCGTGCGCGCCGTGCCGTTCGCCGACCTGGGGCCCGACGAGCCGTTCGGGAGCCGCATCGCGCGCTCGATCGAGGTACTGGGCGCCGCCTTCGCGCCCGCGCGTCCGGCGTACGACGTCGTGCACGCGCAGGACTGCCTCAGCGCCAACGCGGCGCTGCGCTCGGGCCCGGCCGTGCGCACGGTGCACCACCTCGACACCTTCACCACCCCGGAGCTCGTCGCGTGCCACGAGCGCGCCGTCGTCGAGCCGGCGGCGCTGGTCTGCGTCTCCGCGGCGGTGGCCGCCGAGGTCGAGGAGGGGTGGGGGCGCACGCCGACCGTCATCCCCAACGGGGTCGCCGCCGACCGGTTCGAGGCAGGAGAGCTCGACGAGGTCGGACGGCTGCGCTGGCGCCGGCGACTGGGCCGCTACGTGCTCGCCGTCGGTGGCATCGAGCCGCGCAAGGGCACCCTCGACCTGCTCGACGCCTTCGCCCTGCTGCGCGCCGACCACCCCGACCTGCGCCTGGTGCTGGCCGGCGGCGAGACCCTCTTCGACTACCGCGACTACCGGACGGCCTTCGACACCCGGGCCACCGACCTCGGCGTCGTACCCGACCTGCTGGGCGTCGTCGACGACGACGCGCTCCCCGCCCTGGTGGCCGAAGCCGCGGCGCTGTCGTTCGTCTCGACCCGCGAGGGGTTCGGCCTGGCCGCCCTCGAGGCCCTCGCCGCCGGCACCCCCGTGGTGGCCCGTGACCTGCCGGTGCTGCGCGAGGTGCTCGGCGACGCGGTCGCGTACGCCGCCCACCCCGCCGCCATCGCCGCCGCGCTCGCTCGCGCGCTCGACGACCCGCCCGACCCCGCGCCGGGCCGGCTCCTGGCCCGCGGGTTCAGCTGGGACGCGGCAGCAGCCGCGCACCTGCGGTTCTACGCCGGGCGCTGA
- the ligD gene encoding non-homologous end-joining DNA ligase: MSPRREPHQGEELHVDVEGRTLKISSLDKVLYPRTGTTKGEVLDYYARISPVMLPHLRDRAVTRIRWPHGVQDLSFFEKNAPAGTPSWVRTVTVPTTGRRAGRYGDVENDTLTFPVVDDLATLTWLANLAALELHVHQWRVGRNGRPRNADRIVIDLDPGDPAGLHECCQVALLARDKLAERDLVAKPVLSGSKGLHLYADLPRRLPSDDASDLARAIGEDLQAEHPRLVTAAMAKAKRGGKVFLDWSQNAGSKTTVAPYSLRGRERPYAAAPVTWDEVAAGAEDPFGLEQQRFDQVLARAEEHGDLFA, encoded by the coding sequence ATGAGTCCCCGGCGCGAGCCGCACCAGGGGGAGGAGCTGCACGTCGACGTCGAGGGGCGCACGCTCAAGATCTCCAGCCTCGATAAGGTGCTCTATCCCCGGACCGGCACCACCAAGGGCGAGGTGCTCGACTACTACGCCCGCATCTCCCCGGTGATGCTGCCGCACCTGCGCGACCGCGCCGTGACCCGGATCCGGTGGCCGCACGGCGTGCAGGACCTCAGCTTCTTCGAGAAGAACGCCCCCGCCGGCACCCCGTCCTGGGTGCGCACCGTGACGGTCCCGACCACCGGTCGTCGAGCCGGGCGGTACGGCGACGTCGAGAACGACACGCTGACCTTCCCGGTCGTCGACGACCTCGCCACGCTCACCTGGCTGGCCAACCTCGCCGCCCTGGAGCTGCACGTGCACCAGTGGCGGGTCGGGCGCAACGGACGTCCGCGCAACGCCGATCGCATCGTGATCGACCTCGACCCCGGCGACCCCGCGGGCCTCCACGAGTGCTGCCAGGTGGCGCTGCTCGCCCGTGACAAGCTCGCCGAGCGCGATCTCGTCGCCAAGCCCGTGCTGAGCGGCAGCAAGGGCCTGCACCTCTACGCCGACCTGCCCCGGCGGCTGCCCTCCGACGACGCCTCCGACCTCGCCAGGGCGATCGGCGAGGACCTGCAGGCCGAGCACCCGAGGCTCGTCACCGCGGCCATGGCCAAGGCCAAGCGCGGCGGCAAGGTCTTCCTCGACTGGTCGCAGAACGCCGGCTCCAAGACGACCGTGGCGCCCTACTCGCTGCGCGGCAGGGAGCGCCCGTACGCCGCCGCGCCAGTCACCTGGGACGAGGTCGCCGCCGGCGCCGAGGACCCGTTCGGCCTGGAGCAGCAGCGCTTCGACCAGGTGCTGGCCCGGGCCGAGGAGCACGGCGACCTGTTCGCCTGA
- a CDS encoding response regulator transcription factor has translation MGHRVLVVEDEEDIAFPLVRTLEREGYDVGWVDSGQKALDELVARTTEVLILDLGLPDMDGLEVCKQARAAGYEGAIMIVTARAGELDRVVGLDYGADDYLAKPFGLAELQARVRALLRRTGAGSGAGGDEAEGGLRIDVGARRVYAGDTEVPLTGKEFDVLSILAANKDKVVSRGRLMADVWDENWYGSTKTLDVTIGRLRQKLESQGVTERVVAVRGVGFRLEAPVPGS, from the coding sequence ATGGGCCATAGAGTTCTCGTCGTCGAGGACGAGGAGGACATCGCGTTCCCCCTCGTGCGGACGCTCGAGCGCGAGGGCTACGACGTCGGCTGGGTCGACAGTGGCCAGAAGGCGCTCGACGAGCTCGTGGCCCGCACGACCGAGGTGCTCATCCTCGACCTCGGTCTGCCCGACATGGACGGCCTCGAGGTCTGCAAGCAGGCCCGGGCAGCCGGCTACGAGGGCGCCATCATGATCGTGACCGCCCGCGCGGGCGAGCTCGACCGGGTGGTCGGCCTCGACTACGGCGCCGACGACTACCTCGCCAAGCCGTTCGGCCTCGCCGAGCTGCAGGCCCGGGTGCGGGCCCTGCTGCGCCGTACCGGCGCGGGCAGTGGTGCCGGCGGCGACGAGGCCGAGGGCGGCCTGCGCATCGACGTCGGTGCCCGCCGGGTCTACGCCGGCGACACCGAGGTCCCGCTCACGGGCAAGGAGTTCGACGTGCTGTCGATCCTGGCCGCCAACAAGGACAAGGTCGTCAGCCGGGGTCGCCTGATGGCCGACGTGTGGGACGAGAACTGGTACGGCTCGACCAAGACGCTCGACGTGACGATCGGCCGGCTGCGCCAGAAGCTCGAGAGCCAGGGCGTGACCGAGCGCGTGGTCGCGGTGCGCGGGGTCGGGTTCCGGCTCGAGGCCCCGGTCCCCGGGTCCTGA